CCTTTTATGACTAGGTTTCTTTGATCAGAAAGAAtattattaccttttttttcccTCCGTGGAAGCTCCTTCAAGATCTATTCTCTGATAGTCCCAAGGAAAAAGAAGTAGTTGTAGTCATTTAGAGAGAAATTAAAATTCCTAGGAATTTACAATTGGGTGTGAGTTCAAAGAAAGAGGAAACCCTAGTTGCAGGCCAgacagacacagagagagagagagagagagagttgcaaAAACAGTGACAAAAGGTAAGGATGATGAGAGAAAGGGGAGGCAAAGAGCATTTTCAGTGGGAAGGAACGGAAAGCAAAAGACAAGGGCAATAAATGGGgctacaaagaaaaaaaaggatgacTACGACACTGCCATTATAATAATATCAAACACTGTTCAATAACCTGGCAGCTTAAGTTGAAACTTGCCCCCATCACACCTTCATACTCCTTTTCCCATatgttacatatatttttttgaccCCTGTCTTCTACAGAAGGTGGAAATTCTCTTTCACTGTGAAAGAGCATCTaaggaattttttgttttttgagataCACCTGAGAGAATCAAAACCCTAGCTAGCTATCGTTATAACACAAAGGCATGTGCATgacatgaagtatatatatatacacatacatatatgcTATTTAAGAGATGGTGATCAAATTTGTTCTCTCTAGAATAATTTCTTGcaccaattaatatatatatatatatatgcagatcATTACCGTACATGCATGCAACATGAATTCTTCCTTCTTTGCCGCATTGGTCGGTGATCATGAAGATATCCCAAAGAGAAGAACAATCATGCTTTAAATCTTTCAACTTTTTCTATGTGCCACACATGTTGATCATCATAtgggttctctctctctctctctgtgatcaCTGAGACACGcttgggggtggggggtgcATTTATTTAAAGATGTGGTAGGATGCACACCCAacctctgaattttttttttattactgttGGCTTCAATTATTGAGTTAAAGTATGAGCATGAAACTCCGAAAGCTTTACTGTTAGCTTCCATTATTGTATTCAGTAATCAGTGTATAGCTAGACAGTAGTACTGTGAATGATTTTCATGTGTAGTTACAGACAAACTTGACTCAATTGTAAGGAGCAAGGACGGATACAAATTTAATGTGGTTGGGCCTATCTCATTTTTCACCTCTCATTTACTAGCTTGCTTTATTAGTTTCCTGCTTGTACCTAGTACTGACAAATTATATATGTACGTATTCTAGTCAATAATTGCCATAAACCTTCAGATTTGTACTGTGATTTGAACACTAATGCAGATTTATACTGTGATTTGAACACTAATGCTCATCATCATGATCATGAGATCACAATCTTGGTTGCAAATTGAAGGAGCCTAGCTGATAACATGCAATATTGAAAAAAGGCAgacttatttatatataacacAGCCTGCTAGCAAGGCAAATGAATAAGAGTGGTGTTAGGGATACTACGTACATTACAAATTGATCGATGTCCTAGATAgtttataattagtaaaataattgaaagaaaaaaaattgtttatgatcaatttaattagttagtgATTGATTTTTCGACCatttacttttaattatgaACTGACAAAAAGTTATTACAcacaaaacattttcctttaagaaagatataaaaatgtcattttaataGAAGTCAATGTAGTGTTGTCgacaaaagtaaaaaattaagcTTGGCACTTTCTTGCAAgtccatatatatacacacatttgCGTATATACCTATATATGCATACATTTGCCCAGAGTCTTTGGGTCTTTCAGAAAGCCAAAAAGGCATGAGATTACTTAAATATAACTATCCAAAGGTTGGGTGGTGTGGTGGGTCGTGGGTTCCCTAGAGAGATAGTTAGGTAGAATGCTTTGATACACCTTTGATATTATACAATTCAATCCcatttttcaaatcacaatttctaTCAAACtttatgaatttgtttatacaatttatataatattagtCGATAAAGCAAATGTATTTAGTTAAGACCATGTGTCTTTATTCATGATTGGAGATCAATGGTAGCAATGAACATATAATGATGATTTGATTTTCCTTTAGATCTCCTCATTAAGGTACACGAATCTACTTTTTGTAGTCTCATCATATGTGGACCAGTATCGAtctgtgtgtatatatatatatataaactttcgttttcttattaattatacaaacaattatatgaaaattaagatcaaataatttatatgaacCTTCCCTTTCCTTTCAATTTATTATTAGTTGAtgttatcatatatatagcCTTTGGGCATCAAGAAAAACAAGTGGAGAGATGGTACTGGGCACTTTCAGAAACCATAatatatattactaaaattaaTGTCCTCCTCGGCGTTTTTGGCTAAGTGCAATAACTCTCCTTTCTGCATATATACTGCATGCCTGCTAGGATTCTTTACACACTATAAGGGTCAGATTTCAACTGATCATTGAGAAAAGTTTCAAAgggtatacatatatataaataatttttttttttaatcaaataaattatatatgccGATTGCAGCTAGCATGGCCGCCCTAATGATTAGAGTCTAGAGAGGCAAGGCAATTATTGGTTTATATATCACGCTCAGTTCAATATATGTTGAAAACAATGTGATTAATTAATctgttaattatatatttaattcaaaGGATTGGTTGCTAAGAGATGGAGACCACAAATTAAAACCCACATCCAACGATCCATCCTTAATTTCTTCTCTATGGTATCAAAGGACGAGAGCCAGAGTCACTTTCTCTTTCCCTTGTCTCCATTTTGAAGGTATATATTGCATCTCCTTTACACCAAACGCAACATGATTAGGGGAGACACCATTCAATGGATGATATCCATTATTACGTACTAAAGACAGATTCCTCCTTAGAATGTGTATTatttttggagggaaagaaattaAATGCGAGGACTTTTAGGGGGAAAGTCTATAATTGTTGAAAATTTTCAGATAATTTGGTTGGGGGTAAGGTTCAAAGTTAACTTACGTTCTTTAAAGTTTTCAAATGTTTGAAATACTGCAACTTTTATGAGAGTTCATAATTAATGAATAATTAAGAGTGCTATGGAAGAAAGTGGCGGGAAAAAGAACGATATTTGCAATTTGCAAATCTCGCGAATCAATTTAAGAGTAAACGTATGTGGTGGCTTCTAAACGAGCTTCTCTCCTACATTTGATCTCAACTAGGTACGTCGTcttatcattttattaatagtaTGGGGCAGAGATgtaccatttattttttctgtccTGTTATACAAGGCATGATgtacatgttctctttttcttgcatTTAGGTTGATTTGTCTATTGTCGGCAAGTCAATCATGCActcattaattaaattgataagtgaaattttttggtaaaagaaaaaCTTGTAATAAGCTCTCTTTATTCTTAACATGTGGCTAATGAGGTAGGTCTTGGTCATTGTCTGATGATACATTGCATGTGATTGGCCCTCGCTCATATTTAAGAGGATACAAAAAGTCTACCTAATAGGTCACCACTTGGGCTCTAGAAATAGGTTTTATTATATATGGTTGGGATGAACATAATTGGATAGGCTTTTGATCTGCTCGCTCTGGgttgaaaataattaagtccCTTGCTAGATTCATCAAAAAAGTGCCTAGATCTCCTGGGCCTCTAACACCCCGAAATTGATTTGGAGacagatgatgatgatgatgaccaTTGCAATTTGCAGGAAAGTTTCTGATTCTTCACCTGACATTTCTGAAGCCAATAATTTTTTGAGTGCTTCACTCGGTCTTGCCTCTCTCATGTCATTGATGGATACAGCATACTTGCTcctttatatgtatatatataaagaaaaaaactagtACAAGCTCTGTTAGGATTGTGGAGACTGCAATTTAGTATGATTGTCATGACTTCCTTGCTGCTTGTAGCATTCGAATTTGTTCAATTTCTAACCAAGTTTGAGTTAGTCCTATATATCATTAATTATTAACCTAAACTTGAACAATTGATCCGCGAGGAAAATTAGTGAGCCAACATTGGGCTTAGCCCAAGCCTAACTACCTCCGCAACATGAAGCGAATGTTAGtgatagttaaaaataaaaaaaataagccaCGTGGCTTCATATGTACGTTGTCCCTCAGATAATTCCTTAGATCATTCAATTAATTCTTCAGCAGCTCAGTGAGATATAGTTTGAGACTAAAGACATGGTTAATTTGCATGGGCGGCCATGCAGTCGATTGAGATTGTTCATGAACAGGGTTACCCATTTCTGATATTGGAGAAATGATCTCAAGAGAGTGATGGAAGACGTGGGGTGGGTCTATGAGTTAATTAAGGCACGTAAAAGAGTGAAAAATGATTACAAATAATTGGAATTAGGTGGTGGTAGGTCtactgtctatatatatatatatatatatatatatatatatatatgcatgaagaGGAATTATAGCTTACAAAATTTATAAAGAGTAGAGGGGATTTGAAACTGATCGATCATACAAAGTGGAAGGTGTGGGGTGGGCCTTTATGAATAAtctgaaacaaaagaaaattcttgaAGCCCCTCTTCTTGCAAAGTGTCTTGTACGTAAAGTGGATTCCGATCcatatatattgttatatatGGAATTCAATATTCTCGTTAATTATGACCGACCGTTAAGATGGGAGTTAATTAAGGTGGTCATGTAGCCACTCTACACAAAGGAGGAGAGGGGCCGGTAGTCGTCCAGTCATCCCTGATTTTTTTTCGTCTTTTTCTATTCATGCTACTGATCAtgctttttttttacttttttttttttttttcttttatctatatatatatatatatgaagaaacaCAAGGGTGTGTTTGGTACACTATAATTATATACTGATTACTTAAGAATATAAATGAGTATTATATATTAAGAATCCAATAAGCTATAATAGAATAGCCATTCATATTTATTGGTTTGGCGACAACATAGGAAcaatcaaatttcttaattGGAGTggaattatatttcaataaaattctttgaagtacttttacttataaaaatgataCCCCCTCGTTGTGGTTGGACCATCCAATATGAAGATCATCACAACCACTCCCAATAACTTGTAGTTGTAGGTGGACACACCACCTTAGAGTCCGGTGGTTAGCCATCCCTAGGGAGAGACCAGAATATACCTAAGGAATGATTTTTCttagattatttttaaaactattcCATTCGATCTTGGGACTCTTATACCTTTTTTAGACTAATGattatttctcattttagaaaaataattcttCCTAATCATCTACACCAACAGCAGCACTAGCACAACTAGATAACAAAACAGTTgttcaatttacaattttttttttaaaaaaaaaaaaaaaactctttttgaaaattgaattaattagtcagaattactataaaatttatttgaataattgaattactaacaatttaaACGACTAATTATATGAACCCCGTCCTTCCTATGCGTTGGGCGGGTCATCTCCAGCTCAAAACTTAAGCGACGACGTCGCCTGGTCAGTCAAAATTGCAAATGCTGCATAGAACCCAATCGGCTAGTTGGCTCAGATTTCAACGGTACCAAAAAACGGTTAGAATTCAGGTAAAAGCAACTGCTCTGGAATTTAGCTTTTTCACTTGTACAGTGTGAGATCTCTTTTCGGAACTCTTCTTCTATTAATTTCAATTCAAGGTCTCTGATCGCAGTCTCACTTACTCAGTACATAtccaattgattttttattcgttttttttttttttttttttttttggatttataaTCAAGGTTAATCAAGCCAAAATATGAGATAAACGCTGAATTATCATTTTGATTGTTAGTGAATACAGTAGCGAAATCGTCCATGGCTGGATTGGAGGAGCTAAGAAAAAAGCTCGTGCCTTTGTTTGATGCCGAAAAGGGCTTCTCGGCCGGGTCCAATTTGGACCCTTGTGATGATTCTTACACGGTAATCTTATTGAATTGGATTAGAAAATTGAGATTTcaattggtttttgttttggtttttttggtttaaattgttGGTTTTTGTGAAGCTATCGGACGGTGGTACTGTGAATTTGTTGAGTAGATCGTACGGAGTGTACAATATCAACGAGCTAGGGTTGCAAAAGTGCACGTCTTGGCCCTCAGACGGTGAGGAGGACCGGAGTGAGAAGACGTACCAGTGTGCCTCACATGAGATGAGGATATTTGGGGCAATAGGGAGTGGGGCGAGCAGTGTTGTGCAGAGAGCTATACATATTCCTAATCATAGGATTTTAGCCTTGAAGAAGATCAATATCTTTGAGAAGGTATATTGCTTGCCGAgtcttaatttttattgaatttaatgaTGTGAGAGTTTGGTTTCTCATGGACTAAGATAAAGAAAATAGGTCAATTGGTTTACTTGTTCAAGGCTGTCTAGAGGTCGTGTTTCCTATTATATAACTTTGCCATTTGGTGGAATTGGTTTTTTTATTGTAAAGCAAATGCTTGTGAATTGTACATTAAGAATATGATCATATTCGGATCATTTTTATGGTGTTTGAGCGATGCCATGAAGGAAGAGGGTAAATCTTCATGTTCGGCTCATTCGCATTTCTTAATAGTCTTCTATGTTCTGAAGTATCTGAAATTGGTTTGCACTCGTTGCATGAACAGATTTTCATATCCTACATCTTGTGTCCCGTTGTGTATGAAGAGGCAGCACCACCTATGAGTTaagaatttaattaatactccAGCACCACTCTAGGCTGTAGTATCAATTTATGTGCCTCTATAGAATATAGATTAGTTTCCCTTCTAAATGATCTTAAAATTTACTAATCTGTTCTATGGTGGacaaaattcaaaatcttgATCTACATACCTACGTCTAAAATTTTCAGCAATAAGGAATGTTGGGTAAAATATAGTATTCATTTATCATATTGTCTTACATAAGTATTCCCTTCTGCATACTAGGAGAAAAGGCAACAGCTTCTTACTGAGATACGGACATTGTGTGAAGCACCTTGTTATCAGGGTCTTGTAGAATTCCACGGGGCATTTTATACTCCAGACTCTGGGCAAATTAGCATAGCTCTGGAGTACATGGATGGAGGGTCATTGGCAGATATCTTAAGATTGCAGAAAAGAATACCCGAACCTGTCCTTTCATCTATGTTTCAAAAGCTCCTGCATGTAAGAATATCTTTTCAGTTTCAGCTGGGTTTTCCTCATTATTGAGGCTTGACGCCTAATCAGAACACGGTGCATTCttctttaattatattttgtttttcatccTGGAAGGGGTTAAGCTACTTGCATGGAGTTAGACATTTAGTTCACAGAGACATAAAGCCGGCAAATTTGCTTGTGAATCTGAAGGGAGAGCCAAAAATAACAGATTTTGGTATAAGTGCTGGCTTAGAGAATTCAATGGCAATGGTTAGTGACACATACTACATCAATCTAGTTGTATGCTTCTTTCTTGTTAATGCATGTCTACTCTCTAGTTACACTGAGACATAAAATTGAGTTGCTTATTTGTTACTCACTTACCTCTGAATGTAATTTACCAGTGTGCTACTTTTGTTGGAACTGTTACATACATGTCACCTGAGCGAATTAGAAATGAGAGTTATTCTTATCCGGCTGATATTTGGAGCCTTGGTCTTGCTCTCTTTGAATGCGGCACGGGGGAATTTCCATATTCAGCTAATGAAGGACCTGTCAATCTTATGTTACAGGTGACATGCCAGTGCCTTTCGAAGTTATATATCCCTTATTTTATGTTGCATCTCTCAAAAGATAAGTGGGAAGCACTTGTTTCCAAACAGATTGCTTTCTTAAACTTCCATGCTGATACGTTTACAAgggatcaatataaaaatagtGTTTAATTCCTTGGCAGGTATGTAaaattagaaaaggaaaaatgaaagtgGCATCTGTTTCATATCAGTTATATGATGTGACAAACATAATATTTCAGTAGTTGTAATACTCTTGACGATCAAAGAATGTTGGGTTCATGTTCCAATTGTAAtactttcttgttcttttttctccttctaaataggtgtttctcttgtatttcCTGTGTACCTGGATGGCACtttgcgcttttaatgatattttgattacatatcaaaaaaatgtTTCCAGTTGTAATACCATTTCAGCAGTTGAATTCCTATGCTTTTTATTGCCTTTGTGACAAGTTATTTTTTGCAACTAAAAGTTTTTGATTTGGCAGATTTTGGATGACCCATCACCGTCACCatcaaaatgcaatttttcaCCGGAATTCTGCTCATTTATTGATGCCTGCTTGCAGAAAGATGCAGATGCTAGGCCAACAGCAGAGCAGGTGAGTAAATATGGCAGAAGCTATCTGCATCTGGAGCCTGCTAAGGGCTGTGGAAAATGCTGGTGAAGTATAAACCTATGGTTTTAATTGATATTTAGTATGTCTAAAAGAAGATGcatcaattttaaaagaaaaaaatatcttaaCTGTGGTAAAATTTAGTTCAAGGATTAacttaacaaattttttgaatataGTTGAAATTATTACCAAGAGACGGCTTTTATGCTTCTTCCACTTGGCCTATGGATCTGCTTGTGCAGACATTTAGTTCTTAGTTCTTATTATGCACTTCCACTTCTccttttttaattattcctacattttttttttaatccttgcTTAATGTTTTGAAGAAATGACTCTGAGAATCCTTGTGCCACTTTCATCCTTTTTGAATGTgtcgttgaaaaaaaaaaatagtttctcAAGACTAAATGTGAATTCTCATGTCAATGTAATAGGGTTCATTAAATAAAGACATGATGGCTACTCAACGCTGATAATTTGTACTCTCCAACTGCAGCTACTTTCACACACATTTATTACAAAGTATGAACATGCCGGAGTAGATTTGGCAGAATTTGTCCAAAGCGTTTTTGATCCTACTCAAAGAATGAAGGACTTGGCAGATGTGAGTATAGAAAGCTTCTAATTTCTATGTTTGCCGTATAAATGTGCTAACAACCAAAAATCAGTCAACAAGAAAATTAGTAAATGATATCTCAGAGTGTTGCATGTGAATCAGACTACTATGCCGGTACATATGAACTTTCAGACGACAAAACTTCTATATGCCAAGCTGCTTTGAATGCAAAACCGAAGAGGGCAGTGTCTTTCAACTTGCACccaaaacatgaattaatttttagttCTGACTTGCATGGCATCTTAGAACCTACAGCTACTGGATGGTCCTTTTTAGGAACTCGTCTATGTTAAAAGTATCAAATTTAGATGATACATGATAGTTGACCATTTGCATTGAAATTTTTCTACACATTTTTCAATTATTCTGCGTCATTTACAATgagagaaaatcattttttatattatcaaCCTAAATTCGATTTTTGTAGATATGTAAGGTCGGAtcaataaaatgttttgatcTGGTTGCAGACCTTGACGAGAAGATAGGGCATGTTCAAATGTTACCATGTTGAATGGCATGACCTAAAATAAATAGTTTAATTTAACAAATACCTATTGAATTAAAGCACTTGGATGGAAGCTTGAATCAGCAATTGTAACAAGAGCTAATCGTCGTGCTTATGCTCTATGGATATTGATACACGTTATGTATTTCTGA
This window of the Corylus avellana chromosome ca5, CavTom2PMs-1.0 genome carries:
- the LOC132183231 gene encoding mitogen-activated protein kinase kinase 3; protein product: MAGLEELRKKLVPLFDAEKGFSAGSNLDPCDDSYTLSDGGTVNLLSRSYGVYNINELGLQKCTSWPSDGEEDRSEKTYQCASHEMRIFGAIGSGASSVVQRAIHIPNHRILALKKINIFEKEKRQQLLTEIRTLCEAPCYQGLVEFHGAFYTPDSGQISIALEYMDGGSLADILRLQKRIPEPVLSSMFQKLLHGLSYLHGVRHLVHRDIKPANLLVNLKGEPKITDFGISAGLENSMAMCATFVGTVTYMSPERIRNESYSYPADIWSLGLALFECGTGEFPYSANEGPVNLMLQILDDPSPSPSKCNFSPEFCSFIDACLQKDADARPTAEQLLSHTFITKYEHAGVDLAEFVQSVFDPTQRMKDLADMLTIHYYLLFDGPDEHWQHIRTLYKEGSTFSFSGKHSVGPNDIFTTLSDVRTTLAGDWPPEKLVHVVEKLQCRAHGQDGVAIRVSGSFITGNQFLICGDGIQVEGLPNFKDLSIDLSSKRMGTFHEQFIMEPSNLIGCYLIAKQELYIIQ